From a single Silene latifolia isolate original U9 population chromosome 6, ASM4854445v1, whole genome shotgun sequence genomic region:
- the LOC141587011 gene encoding cytochrome P450 76T24-like translates to MEPYILSLILISIIFFIFFVIKICQKSTVSELPPGPKAWPIIGNIHQLGDRPHCSVTELSKKYGSIMTLKLGTITTIVISSPEVAREMFLKHDLTFSSRAFPDGATVSNHHKHSMVWLPVGPKWREFRKIAVVQLFTNHRLDSSQGSYDSSSLQEFKDIVWPVLELAGKPNVSDFFPLVRHLDLQGVLRKISVYYKKTLEVFNRIIEKRLRDGITVKDDVLGTLLKLVEDNELSLKDVIHMLMLPYIQAVVKETFRLHPPAPFLIPHKAEKDVQLCGFSIPKDAQIWVYVWSIGRDSSVWPNALSFMPERFMDSEVNFKGRSFELIPFGAGRRMCPGMPLAHRMVHLMLATLLHSFNWKHAHGLCPKDIDVEEKFGLTLQKAQPLQAIPLIR, encoded by the exons ATGGAACCTTACATCCTATCTCTAATTCTCATCTCTATAATCTTCTTCATCTTTTTCGTCATCAAAATTTGTCAAAAATCTACTGTATCCGAACTTCCTCCAGGTCCTAAAGCATGGCCTATCATAGGCAACATACACCAGCTAGGCGACAGGCCGCATTGTTCTGTCACCGAGTTATCAAAAAAGTATGGTTCCATAATGACTCTCAAGTTAGGGACTATTACGACTATAGTAATATCATCCCCTGAAGTAGCGAGAGAAATGTTCCTTAAGCACGACTTAACATTTTCTAGTCGAGCATTCCCAGATGGGGCTACTGTATCCAACCATCATAAGCATTCCATGGTTTGGCTCCCAGTAGGACCGAAATGGCGGGAGTTTAGGAAAATCGCGGTGGTTCAGCTATTCACAAACCATCGACTTGATTCAAGCCAGG GTAGCTATGATTCGTCGAGTCTGCAAGAGTTTAAGGACATTGTTTGGCCTGTGTTAGAATTAGCTGGGAAGCCAAATGTTTCGGATTTTTTCCCGTTAGTTAGGCACTTGGATTTGCAAGGAGTGTTGCGAAAGATTTCGGTTTATTATAAGAAGACTCTCGAAGTTTTCAATAGGATTATTGAGAAAAGATTGAGGGATGGTATCACCGTTAAAGATGATGTTCTTGGTACTCTGCTTAAGCTGGTTGAAGATAATGAGTTGAGCCTTAAAGATGTCATACATATGCTCATG TTACCATATATTCAAGCAGTGGTGAAAGAGACATTCAGGTTACATCCACCAGCTCCATTCTTAATACCCCATAAAGCCGAAAAGGATGTACAGTTATGCGGGTTCTCCATACCCAAGGATGCACAAATATGGGTCTATGTATGGTCCATTGGTCGTGATTCAAGCGTATGGCCAAATGCTCTTTCATTTATGCCCGAAAGGTTTATGGATAGTGAAGTCAATTTTAAGGGCAGAAGTTTCGAGCTAATACCATTCGGAGCAGGAAGAAGAATGTGTCCCGGCATGCCACTGGCTCATAGGATGGTGCATCTAATGCTAGCAACTCTTCTTCATTCTTTCAATTGGAAACATGCTCATGGATTATGTCCTAAAGATATAGACGTGGAGGAAAAGTTCGGACTTACTCTACAAAAAGCTCAGCCACTTCAAGCTATACCCCTTATAAGATAA